Proteins found in one Panicum hallii strain FIL2 chromosome 4, PHallii_v3.1, whole genome shotgun sequence genomic segment:
- the LOC112888427 gene encoding uncharacterized protein LOC112888427, which yields MSNRARLKELGIPDTYNELVNANSILNNKKKPTFRNSEDSESEYHPSEEDLVDDDSVKGSKGSNMRTTNMRIAGIKQRSKRVVAEQESIRITRSKKTTSQPDATPSLTDIHVPSPTLSRVNQTSEVFGNIDGHTQAIVEVDGPAQFVEYTDIANGDIENIQVDDSMANGGEAITEPSVDVQLGENDRWERGVNMGHGLHRMNQAMRGKLPVVIPEGRIRPAAPLVAVRNHVPVYKHWKDYKDQASLFNLFTDKLSAKFDINTNDEPIKKGCSQMMKNAVRQQRYKLKKKYFDPFPLHLVTKTSPIRSMTDKQWNDLVEYWKSPKKMEISQKNKDNRSKVKFHQTTGSRSYMVHVENLEDKENSQKFDALDLFEECHYGRKKKCYTPNVQQAITQMENKCSTLTEGEESMFVTEVVANVLAENTKKNVFLQNVGIQNVGCRSSLRNIEAQLEVEKRANSNLRSVVNAQREQLDVLLKQMQETEESRIREQGEVKKRQVEMEAKLQLLLS from the exons ATGAGTAACCGTGCGAGGCTGAAAGAACTTGGAATTCCTGATACATACAATGAACTTGTGAACGCAAATTCCATTCTTAATAACAAGAAGAAGCCAACTTTTAGAAATAGTGAAGATTCAGAATCTGAGTATCATCCTAGTGAAGAAGATTTGGTTGATGATGACAGTGTTAAG GGCTCGAAGGGTAGTAACATGAGGACTACAAACATGCGTATTGCTGGAATCAAGCAGCGCTCTAAGAGAGTTGTTGCAGAGCAAGAATCTATTAGAATTACAAGGTCAAAGAAAACCACTTCCCAACCTGATGCAACTCCTTCACTAACTGATATCCATGTGCCATCTCCAACTCTATCTCGTGTCAACCAaacctcagaagtgtttggcaACATTGATGGCCACACCCAAGCTATAGTTGAAG TTGATGGTCCTGCTCAGTTTGTTGAGTACACCGACATTGCTAATGGAG ATATTGAGAACATCCAAGTTGATGACAGCATGGCCAATGGAGGTGAAGCTATTACCGAGCCTAGTGTAGATGTACAACTAGGTGAAAATGATCGATGGGAAAGGGGAGTAAATATGGGACATGGTCTCCATAGGATGAACCAAGCTATGCGTGGAAAACTACCAGTTGTCATTCCTGAAGGGAGGATAAGGCCTGCGGCACCTCTTGTTGCAGTCAGGAACCATGTGCCGGTGTACAAGCATTGGAAGGATTACAAGGACCAGGCTAGCCTCTTTAACCTATTTACAGATAAACTTAGT GCAAAGTTTGATATCAATACAAATGATGAACCAATCAAAAAGGGTTGTTCCCAAATGATGAAAAATGCAGTTCGGCAACAACGGTACAAACTTAAGAAAAAATACTTTGATCCTTTTCCACTTCATTTGGTGACAAAAACGTCGCCAATCAGATCGATGACAGATAAACAGTGGAATGACCTTGTGGAATATTGGAAGAGCCCAAAAAAGATG GAGATATCTCAAAAGAACAAAGACAACCGCTCCAAAGTTAAATTTCATCAAACAACTGGATCTCGTAGCTATATGGTTCATGTAGAAAATTTG GAAGATAAGGAAAACAGTCAAAAGTTTGATgcattagatttgtttgaagaGTGTCACTACGGCAGAAAGAAGAAATGCTACACACCTAATGTGCAGCAAGCTATA ACTCAGATGGAAAACAAGTGCTCTACGCTAACAGAAGGTGAAGAATCTATGTTTGTTACAGAAGTTGTAGCTAATGTGCTTGCTGAAAATACAAAGAAGAATGTGTTCCTTCAAAATGTGGGGATACAAAACGTTGGTTGTAGGTCCAGTTTAAGAAATATTGAAGCACAACTAGAAGTGGAGAAGAGGGCAAATAGTAATCTTAGATCTGTTGTTAATGCTCAGCGTGAACAATTGGATGTGTTGTTGAAGCAAATGCAAGAAACCGAAGAATCTAGGATCAGGGAGCAAGGGGAGGTGAAGAAGAGGCAAGTTGAGATGGAAGCAAAGCTTCAACTTCTGCTGAGTTAG